A genomic window from Pantoea phytobeneficialis includes:
- a CDS encoding DUF924 family protein encodes MNYEDVLQFWFSRTSKDKWFKNDQAFDDEIRRLFGRCWESACRGELFTWRENLYGRLAEIIVLDQFSRNLNRQSSAAWQQDGMALILAQEALKLEGWEYLTLDEKGFMLMPWMHSESVDIHEKAVELFAQLKGGSYAQSEREHREIILRFGRYPHRNALLGRASSADERDFLEKQRLSFF; translated from the coding sequence ATGAATTACGAAGATGTTCTCCAGTTCTGGTTCAGTCGTACCAGCAAAGATAAATGGTTCAAAAACGATCAGGCGTTTGACGACGAAATACGCCGGTTATTTGGCCGTTGCTGGGAGTCCGCCTGCCGAGGCGAACTGTTTACCTGGCGTGAAAATCTCTATGGCCGGCTTGCTGAAATCATTGTTCTCGACCAATTTTCCCGCAACCTGAATCGTCAGAGTAGCGCCGCCTGGCAGCAGGATGGCATGGCCTTGATCCTTGCTCAGGAGGCATTAAAGCTTGAAGGATGGGAATATCTCACGCTCGACGAAAAGGGGTTTATGTTAATGCCTTGGATGCACTCGGAGTCGGTGGACATTCATGAAAAAGCGGTAGAACTGTTTGCACAACTTAAAGGTGGCTCGTATGCACAAAGTGAGCGGGAACATCGCGAAATTATCCTGAGGTTTGGCCGCTATCCACATCGTAATGCGCTATTGGGCAGGGCGTCATCGGCTGATGAACGGGACTTCCTGGAGAAACAGCGCTTATCTTTCTTCTGA
- a CDS encoding c-type cytochrome, whose product MTIKRLSLILIGVLCVVAGALLWLLRTPSSTFDGANADQPPVSAELIRRGEYVARLSDCVACHSTPDSAPFSGGLAMATPVGKIYTTNITPDPETGIGNYSLADFDRAVRHGVARDGHRLYPAMPFPSYQKLTDEDVAALYAFMMHDVKPVSRQNRASEIPWPLNMRWPLAVWSAAFSRGGPQQPVANQDAVWNRGAYLVEGPGHCGSCHTPRGLAFNEKALDASSPDYLAGALLDGWYAPSLRNDANTGISRWSEADVVEFLKNGRNQHAVVFGSMADAFNNSTQFMRDDDLRAIAHYLKSLPPGSNNSGKGWQYQHDDAPATPGSQTYMARCSSCHGPDGRGQAPWIPPLAGATSMQVDTASSINVLLNGSARVVADGVPDAYRMPPYRKQLTDQEAADVLNFIRSSWGNQGEKTDAQAVGELRAKTDPASSNVIILQMR is encoded by the coding sequence ATGACGATAAAAAGGCTTAGCCTGATCCTGATTGGTGTGTTGTGCGTGGTCGCAGGCGCGCTGCTGTGGTTGCTGCGCACGCCTTCTTCCACCTTTGATGGCGCAAATGCGGATCAACCTCCGGTTTCTGCCGAGCTGATCCGTCGGGGCGAGTACGTTGCCCGGCTTAGCGATTGTGTGGCCTGCCACAGTACACCGGACAGCGCGCCGTTCAGCGGTGGGCTGGCGATGGCGACACCGGTGGGTAAAATCTATACCACCAACATCACTCCGGACCCGGAAACGGGAATCGGTAACTATTCACTGGCTGATTTTGATCGCGCCGTGCGACATGGTGTGGCGCGTGATGGTCACCGCCTCTACCCGGCGATGCCTTTTCCTTCCTATCAGAAGCTCACGGATGAGGATGTTGCGGCGCTTTACGCCTTTATGATGCATGACGTCAAACCGGTATCCCGCCAGAATCGCGCCAGTGAGATCCCCTGGCCGCTGAATATGCGCTGGCCGCTGGCGGTGTGGAGCGCGGCTTTCTCGCGTGGTGGACCGCAACAGCCGGTGGCAAATCAGGATGCGGTGTGGAATCGCGGTGCTTATCTGGTGGAAGGTCCGGGACATTGCGGCAGTTGCCATACGCCGCGTGGACTGGCGTTTAATGAGAAAGCCCTCGATGCCAGCAGCCCGGATTATCTGGCGGGAGCGCTGCTGGATGGCTGGTATGCGCCCAGTCTGCGTAACGATGCCAACACCGGCATCAGCCGTTGGAGCGAAGCGGATGTCGTTGAATTCCTGAAGAATGGCCGCAACCAGCATGCCGTGGTGTTTGGTTCAATGGCTGATGCATTTAACAACTCAACGCAGTTTATGCGTGACGATGACCTGCGCGCCATTGCCCACTATCTGAAGTCTCTGCCGCCGGGCAGTAACAACAGTGGCAAGGGTTGGCAGTATCAGCATGACGATGCGCCAGCCACCCCCGGTAGCCAGACCTATATGGCGCGATGCAGCAGCTGTCATGGCCCGGATGGACGAGGGCAGGCACCGTGGATCCCGCCGCTGGCCGGGGCAACGTCGATGCAGGTCGATACCGCTTCCTCAATCAACGTGCTGCTCAACGGTTCGGCACGCGTGGTGGCGGATGGCGTGCCTGATGCCTATCGTATGCCGCCGTATCGGAAACAACTTACCGATCAGGAAGCGGCGGATGTGCTGAATTTTATTCGTTCTTCATGGGGCAATCAGGGTGAAAAAACCGATGCGCAGGCGGTCGGCGAATTACGCGCCAAAACCGACCCGGCCAGCAGCAACGTCATCATCCTGCAAATGCGTTAG
- a CDS encoding xanthine dehydrogenase family protein molybdopterin-binding subunit has product MSDHDEVMASLSEDRPANLSRRRFLVATGTVAGALVLGIGLPVAQSRAQTTGAVPAPGTLVPAFLEIRPDGSVKFLSPFIEGGQGIFTAMAQIVGEELDADPASFVVENAPAGSQYKVMDSGLRITGGSQSVRTSYTTMRRLGALARQMLLQAAATTLSVPIERLRTEPGKVIHDDSGRSLSYGELAARARDLPVPSPDSVRLKDPAQFRWIGKPVPRLDMHEKSTGQAIYTIDCRVDDMLHAAVQHAPRLGLSVGPLRNAEQVKAMKGVHSVHVLPGAVAVVAERWWQAKRAVETLQVEWQEPQTPDGRYMPADFSSADFADALAKEPGNGEDAEVTGNITEGMSAAKTTLSATYHSQYLNHAQLEPPSALARFNPDGTLELWLPNQAPEMFQADAAKRTGLPAEKIIIHSPLLGGFFGRHFVYDTAMVYPQAIQLAQAVGRPVKVIWSREEEFLRDTHRPMAAVRFRAGLDDKGYPLALEAISICEGPTEGLAGKHGAKLDPTAVEGLAGKSYSIPHVRIAQIYKKGPVRLGYWRSVGNSMNDFLYECFLDEIADQGKIDPFALRLHLLQGNERLTKLLNTVAEMSGGWQAGPYTAADGSRRARGVAMASPFGTEAAAIAEVSIENGQVKVHQVWEAVDPGSIVNPAIVEAQVNGAIALGLSQVLLEESVYEKGQPVARNYDMYPILPPSRMAKVEVRIVESGAKMGGIGEPPLPAIPPAVANAVSRLTGQRIRSMPLSHYDFT; this is encoded by the coding sequence ATGAGCGACCACGACGAAGTGATGGCATCGCTGAGCGAGGATCGGCCCGCGAACCTCTCCCGGCGGCGTTTTCTGGTGGCAACTGGCACTGTGGCGGGTGCGTTGGTGCTGGGTATTGGCTTACCTGTTGCGCAAAGTCGTGCACAAACCACTGGCGCTGTACCCGCTCCGGGCACGCTGGTTCCGGCTTTTCTCGAGATTCGACCGGATGGCTCGGTAAAGTTCCTCTCGCCCTTTATCGAAGGCGGGCAGGGCATTTTTACTGCAATGGCGCAGATTGTCGGTGAAGAACTGGATGCCGATCCCGCCAGCTTCGTGGTGGAAAATGCACCGGCAGGTTCCCAGTATAAAGTGATGGATAGCGGGTTGCGCATTACCGGCGGTAGCCAGTCGGTGCGCACCAGCTACACCACCATGCGCCGTCTCGGCGCGCTGGCGCGGCAGATGTTGCTTCAGGCGGCGGCCACTACGCTGTCTGTCCCCATTGAGCGTCTGCGTACCGAACCCGGCAAAGTGATCCATGACGATTCAGGCCGTTCGCTCTCTTATGGTGAGCTGGCTGCGCGGGCGCGTGATTTGCCGGTTCCGTCACCGGATTCGGTGCGCCTGAAGGACCCCGCGCAGTTTCGCTGGATTGGCAAACCGGTGCCGCGTCTGGATATGCATGAAAAATCGACCGGTCAGGCGATTTATACCATCGATTGTCGCGTAGATGACATGCTGCATGCGGCGGTGCAGCATGCGCCACGCCTGGGGCTGAGCGTTGGCCCGTTGCGCAATGCCGAGCAGGTGAAGGCGATGAAAGGGGTACATTCGGTGCATGTGCTGCCGGGTGCGGTGGCGGTCGTGGCCGAGCGTTGGTGGCAGGCGAAGCGTGCTGTTGAAACCTTGCAGGTCGAGTGGCAGGAACCTCAGACGCCGGACGGTCGTTACATGCCTGCTGACTTCTCCTCAGCTGACTTTGCCGATGCGCTGGCGAAAGAACCGGGTAACGGTGAAGACGCGGAAGTCACAGGTAACATCACCGAGGGAATGTCAGCGGCGAAAACCACGCTGAGCGCGACCTATCACAGCCAGTATCTTAATCACGCCCAACTGGAGCCGCCCTCCGCGCTGGCGCGCTTTAATCCCGACGGCACCCTGGAGTTGTGGCTACCTAATCAGGCTCCGGAAATGTTCCAGGCCGATGCGGCGAAACGGACCGGTCTGCCCGCAGAAAAAATCATTATCCATTCGCCACTGCTGGGGGGCTTTTTTGGCCGCCATTTTGTCTATGACACCGCTATGGTCTATCCCCAGGCCATTCAACTGGCACAGGCGGTCGGTCGCCCGGTTAAGGTGATCTGGAGCCGCGAAGAGGAGTTTTTACGCGATACCCATCGACCGATGGCAGCGGTGCGTTTTCGTGCCGGTCTGGATGATAAAGGCTATCCGCTGGCGCTGGAGGCGATCAGCATTTGTGAAGGCCCGACAGAAGGACTGGCCGGGAAACACGGTGCCAAACTGGACCCAACGGCAGTAGAAGGTCTGGCGGGGAAATCCTACTCAATCCCCCATGTACGCATCGCCCAGATCTACAAAAAAGGCCCGGTAAGGCTGGGCTACTGGCGTTCAGTAGGCAATTCGATGAACGATTTTCTCTACGAGTGTTTCCTTGATGAGATTGCTGATCAAGGCAAGATTGATCCCTTCGCTTTGCGTCTGCATTTGTTACAGGGTAACGAACGGCTGACCAAACTGCTCAATACCGTGGCGGAGATGTCCGGGGGATGGCAGGCCGGGCCTTACACCGCCGCAGATGGCAGCCGCCGCGCCCGCGGTGTCGCGATGGCTTCGCCGTTCGGCACTGAAGCGGCAGCGATTGCCGAAGTGTCGATTGAAAACGGCCAGGTCAAGGTTCATCAGGTGTGGGAAGCCGTCGACCCTGGCAGCATCGTCAATCCGGCGATCGTCGAGGCGCAGGTCAATGGCGCGATAGCGCTTGGACTTTCTCAGGTACTGCTTGAGGAGAGCGTGTATGAGAAGGGGCAACCGGTGGCGCGTAACTACGATATGTACCCGATTCTGCCGCCCTCACGCATGGCAAAGGTAGAAGTACGCATCGTGGAGAGCGGGGCGAAGATGGGGGGTATCGGTGAACCGCCATTGCCTGCGATTCCTCCGGCGGTCGCCAATGCGGTTTCCCGGTTGACCGGGCAACGTATCCGTTCAATGCCGCTTTCACACTATGATTTCACCTGA
- a CDS encoding metallophosphoesterase, which yields MLVAQVSDIHASPDNDNLQRFDKALAWLDQLKPDVLVLSGDVIDNQWLDGYSQIAERLSSKKWCSRILPGNSDDRRQMRAVWGAAAADEFLHFNYDAGVLRLIGLDSTLVNTTAGSVVNHIAWLEQQLRDIHTSPALLFLHHHVFASGIPSLDKTMCAGTAELAALLRHMPGKVLAIATGHVHRPIAGSLAGVPAYICGSLCPANPVWFGTDTIPPVNDPPALMIHRYVDNVLTSHHVSL from the coding sequence ATGCTGGTCGCGCAAGTTTCAGATATTCATGCTTCCCCCGACAATGACAATCTGCAACGGTTTGATAAGGCGCTTGCCTGGCTCGATCAGCTTAAGCCGGACGTGCTGGTGCTGAGCGGTGATGTAATTGATAACCAGTGGCTTGACGGGTATTCGCAGATTGCAGAGCGGCTGAGCAGCAAAAAATGGTGTTCGCGGATACTTCCTGGTAATTCCGATGATCGCCGCCAGATGCGTGCTGTCTGGGGGGCTGCTGCCGCAGATGAGTTTCTGCACTTCAATTATGATGCTGGAGTTCTTCGTCTGATCGGCCTGGACTCCACGTTGGTGAACACGACCGCAGGTAGTGTAGTCAACCATATTGCCTGGCTGGAGCAACAACTCCGGGATATCCATACGTCACCAGCGCTGCTATTTCTGCATCATCATGTTTTTGCTTCGGGGATCCCCTCGCTGGACAAGACGATGTGTGCAGGGACTGCGGAACTGGCCGCGCTGCTCAGGCATATGCCCGGCAAGGTTCTGGCAATTGCCACCGGGCATGTCCACCGACCGATCGCCGGGTCATTAGCCGGTGTTCCGGCGTATATCTGCGGCTCGCTGTGCCCGGCAAATCCCGTCTGGTTTGGTACAGATACGATCCCCCCGGTTAACGATCCGCCGGCGCTGATGATTCATCGCTATGTGGATAATGTGTTGACCAGTCACCATGTTTCCCTCTGA
- a CDS encoding GlxA family transcriptional regulator, with amino-acid sequence MHRVGLLIADQFQSLALSTLTIFEFANLVLGEPFYQCAVYSEHGGQVSSSFGISVTTIALSDEASADTWLIGGVLTPVTLPASERVVHFLKNHALRARRVAGICTGAFVLAQAGLLSERRATTHWAYAQSLKTLHPTIRTEDDLIYIIDHQIWTSAGMTAGLDMVLAMVEKDHGSEVARSIAQRMVMNQRRSGGQRQHSELLALSPRSDRLQTAIEYIRSNLTKSLSVEQLADAVHLSSRQLNRLFLAETGKSPARVIERLRLEAARLLIEQTRLSLDVVARDSGFRDRRHMRDVFMRGYGIPPQALRTGKKDA; translated from the coding sequence ATGCATCGGGTTGGATTGCTGATTGCCGACCAGTTTCAGTCACTGGCGTTATCGACACTGACCATTTTCGAGTTTGCCAACTTAGTGCTTGGCGAGCCTTTTTATCAATGTGCGGTTTACTCCGAGCACGGCGGTCAGGTTTCCTCTTCCTTTGGCATCAGTGTGACGACCATTGCCTTAAGCGATGAGGCTTCTGCTGATACCTGGCTAATTGGCGGGGTGCTCACGCCGGTCACACTTCCGGCTAGCGAGCGGGTGGTTCATTTCCTGAAAAATCACGCCTTGCGGGCGCGCCGCGTCGCAGGCATTTGCACCGGTGCTTTCGTACTGGCGCAGGCTGGATTACTTTCTGAACGCCGGGCGACCACCCATTGGGCTTATGCGCAGAGCCTGAAAACATTGCATCCCACCATCAGAACCGAAGACGACCTGATTTATATCATTGATCACCAGATCTGGACCTCTGCCGGGATGACGGCTGGCCTCGATATGGTGCTGGCGATGGTGGAAAAAGATCATGGTAGCGAGGTTGCCCGCAGCATTGCTCAGCGTATGGTGATGAACCAACGACGTTCGGGCGGTCAGCGCCAGCATTCGGAACTGCTGGCCCTGTCACCCCGCAGCGATCGTCTGCAAACCGCGATTGAATATATCCGCAGCAACCTCACCAAATCACTCTCCGTCGAGCAACTCGCGGATGCGGTACATCTGAGTTCGAGGCAACTGAACCGCCTGTTTTTGGCTGAGACAGGGAAATCACCGGCGCGCGTCATCGAGCGTTTACGCCTTGAAGCCGCGCGGCTGTTGATAGAACAAACCCGACTGTCGCTGGACGTGGTGGCGCGAGATTCAGGATTTCGCGATCGCCGCCACATGCGTGATGTTTTTATGCGGGGCTACGGCATCCCTCCGCAGGCGCTGCGCACCGGAAAGAAGGATGCCTGA
- a CDS encoding ACT domain-containing protein, whose translation MSGENNLQVLLRTATPRRNEGQYVFCTLQQPAAELLAQAVVVVQEREGTTLVLPQAVAQARDIDYDYLAGWITLEVHSSLAAVGLTAAFSTVLAEEGISCNVVAGYYHDHIFVAWDDTERAIAVIRSLAAR comes from the coding sequence ATGTCAGGTGAAAATAATCTCCAGGTTTTGCTGCGCACGGCGACGCCCCGACGCAATGAGGGGCAATATGTATTTTGTACGTTGCAGCAACCGGCGGCTGAGTTGCTGGCACAGGCGGTGGTTGTGGTGCAGGAGCGTGAAGGGACTACGCTGGTGCTGCCGCAGGCGGTGGCGCAGGCACGGGACATCGATTATGACTACCTCGCCGGATGGATCACTCTCGAAGTCCATTCTTCACTCGCCGCCGTGGGCCTGACTGCGGCATTTTCTACGGTTCTGGCAGAGGAGGGCATCAGCTGTAACGTGGTGGCTGGTTACTACCATGATCATATTTTTGTCGCCTGGGACGATACCGAGCGCGCCATCGCCGTGATTCGTTCCCTTGCCGCACGCTGA
- a CDS encoding carboxymuconolactone decarboxylase family protein produces the protein MSRLHTDSLEEASGKAAELFKGIKQAMGKVPNAYLTIGSNAPDILAQTLQLNAALSRSSLSAREREAINLAVSEESGCDYCLAAHTPQAIKAGYSEAQTLELRQGFLVDDARIDALVKFVQLLVSTRGTLSAHHVSAFRDAGFNDQQVVETIGVVTAILFTNMINRVNDTEVDFPPISSL, from the coding sequence ATGAGTCGTTTACATACGGATTCACTTGAGGAAGCGAGTGGCAAAGCCGCAGAATTGTTCAAAGGTATTAAGCAGGCGATGGGTAAAGTCCCGAATGCTTATCTGACCATTGGCAGCAATGCCCCTGATATTCTGGCGCAAACCTTACAGCTTAACGCGGCGCTGTCCAGGAGTAGTCTCAGCGCGCGTGAGCGAGAGGCGATTAACCTCGCGGTCAGTGAGGAAAGTGGCTGTGATTATTGCCTTGCTGCACATACGCCGCAAGCGATCAAAGCCGGTTACAGCGAGGCGCAGACGCTTGAATTGCGTCAGGGATTTCTGGTCGATGATGCCAGAATCGATGCGCTGGTGAAGTTTGTACAACTGTTGGTATCAACGCGCGGCACGTTATCCGCCCATCATGTCAGTGCATTTCGTGACGCCGGTTTTAATGACCAGCAAGTGGTTGAAACCATCGGTGTGGTGACCGCGATTCTGTTCACCAACATGATTAATCGGGTCAATGATACCGAAGTTGATTTTCCGCCGATTTCATCACTGTAG
- a CDS encoding XdhC family protein, with protein sequence MMQNLDVQVISTARQWAEAHELWLCTVLSTYGSSPRPPGAMMVIRKDGQYCGSLSGGCVEESFIARIRDDAFSASSQLVRYGDDGLAPDRALPCGGVLDILVERLLPGREAIGYLGQMHDALVSATALTKRITLPAPCISLEPAAYRSRTATHIEGDEVTLTLSAPPRLVIGGLSSVAVYCANFALALGFETLVCEHREDVLSNLAADLDAGVTLIKLFPAVYLEREGCHPATAILSLTHDPRIDDLTMMEAVNLPAFYIGAMGSHQNSQRRKERLVRYGDVAPHQLSRLHAPVGLAIGSKTPAEIALSIMADIVRHKNGLASDQASFFPVRSACGGMP encoded by the coding sequence ATGATGCAGAATCTTGATGTGCAGGTCATCAGTACCGCCCGGCAGTGGGCGGAAGCGCATGAGCTATGGCTGTGTACCGTACTGAGCACCTACGGCTCCTCACCGCGACCACCGGGGGCGATGATGGTGATCCGCAAAGACGGGCAATATTGTGGTTCGCTTTCCGGTGGCTGTGTGGAAGAGAGTTTTATCGCGCGGATTCGTGACGATGCCTTTTCGGCGTCGAGCCAGCTGGTACGTTATGGTGATGACGGGCTGGCACCTGACCGGGCGCTACCGTGCGGTGGGGTGCTGGATATTCTGGTGGAAAGGCTGCTCCCTGGTCGTGAGGCTATCGGTTATCTGGGGCAGATGCACGATGCCCTGGTCAGTGCGACGGCGCTGACCAAAAGGATCACCCTGCCTGCGCCATGTATTTCACTCGAACCGGCTGCGTATCGCAGTCGGACCGCGACCCACATCGAGGGGGATGAGGTGACGTTGACCCTCTCTGCACCGCCCAGGCTGGTGATCGGCGGCTTGTCGAGCGTCGCGGTATATTGCGCCAATTTCGCGCTGGCGCTGGGGTTTGAAACCCTCGTCTGCGAACACCGTGAGGATGTTCTGAGCAATCTGGCTGCGGATCTGGATGCTGGCGTGACGCTGATAAAGCTGTTCCCGGCGGTTTATCTTGAGCGCGAGGGGTGCCATCCGGCCACCGCGATCCTGTCGTTAACCCATGATCCGCGTATCGATGATCTGACCATGATGGAAGCCGTCAACCTGCCGGCTTTCTATATCGGCGCAATGGGTTCGCACCAGAACAGCCAACGCCGCAAAGAAAGGCTGGTGCGGTATGGCGATGTTGCACCGCATCAGTTAAGCCGCCTCCATGCCCCGGTTGGGCTGGCGATTGGCAGCAAAACCCCGGCGGAAATTGCGTTGTCGATTATGGCCGATATCGTGCGCCATAAAAATGGTCTGGCGAGTGATCAGGCATCCTTCTTTCCGGTGCGCAGCGCCTGCGGAGGGATGCCGTAG
- a CDS encoding LysR family transcriptional regulator: protein MNDIQAFITVARERSFTRAAALLGVSPSALSHTMRNLEERIGVRLLARTTRNVAPTEAGEKLLLSVAPLFEQINSEIERIAELRDTPAGNIRITCSDNAAEDLLRPMLPAFLAQYPDISIEICIDYGFTNIVSERFDAGIRLGESISKDMIAVRMGPDWRLAVVGTPEYFQANPAPLTPQDLARHRCINIRHSPAGSVYAWEFEKEGRKLNIRVNGPLISNSILHVMNGALDGIGLAYVPDSMAQPHIEAGRLVEVLSDWSPMFEGFHLYYPNRRNTSSAFAAFVDAVRYRGKIR, encoded by the coding sequence ATGAATGATATCCAGGCGTTTATCACCGTAGCCAGAGAGAGAAGCTTCACCCGTGCTGCGGCCCTTCTTGGTGTCAGCCCTTCGGCTTTGAGCCATACCATGCGCAATCTTGAGGAAAGAATTGGCGTTCGCTTGCTGGCGCGTACCACGCGCAATGTTGCTCCCACAGAAGCCGGTGAGAAATTATTACTCTCCGTCGCCCCGCTGTTTGAGCAGATAAACAGTGAAATAGAACGGATTGCTGAATTACGCGACACACCCGCAGGTAATATTCGTATTACCTGTTCTGATAATGCAGCTGAAGATTTATTACGTCCGATGTTGCCCGCTTTTCTGGCGCAATATCCGGATATCAGTATTGAGATCTGCATTGACTATGGTTTTACCAATATCGTCTCCGAACGTTTTGACGCCGGTATCCGGTTGGGTGAGTCGATTAGCAAAGATATGATTGCGGTGCGTATGGGACCTGACTGGCGGCTGGCGGTGGTCGGCACACCGGAATATTTTCAGGCCAATCCGGCGCCATTGACCCCACAGGATCTTGCCCGGCATCGCTGCATCAATATCCGCCACTCTCCCGCGGGCAGTGTTTATGCCTGGGAGTTTGAAAAGGAAGGGCGGAAATTGAATATTCGGGTCAACGGCCCGTTAATATCGAACAGCATCCTGCATGTGATGAATGGCGCGCTGGATGGTATCGGGCTGGCCTATGTACCAGATTCGATGGCTCAGCCGCACATTGAAGCCGGACGTCTGGTGGAAGTGCTGTCTGACTGGAGCCCGATGTTTGAAGGTTTTCACCTTTATTATCCGAATCGGCGTAATACCTCCTCCGCCTTCGCCGCCTTTGTTGACGCCGTCAGATACCGGGGAAAAATTCGTTGA
- a CDS encoding (2Fe-2S)-binding protein — translation MELHINNKIWQVDAEGDTPLLWVIRDDLGMTGTKYGCGLAQCGACSVMIDGQITRACVTPIDKLAGKQITTIEAIEADEMGKRVVEAWVKYQVPQCGYCQSGQVMAATALLKQHAHPSDAQIAAAMVNLCRCGTYNAISAAIHDVAGKGETA, via the coding sequence ATGGAACTGCACATTAATAACAAAATCTGGCAGGTCGATGCAGAGGGTGATACGCCGCTGCTGTGGGTAATCCGCGACGATCTGGGGATGACCGGGACCAAGTATGGCTGCGGTCTGGCGCAATGCGGCGCCTGTTCGGTAATGATTGACGGTCAGATTACCCGCGCGTGTGTCACGCCGATTGATAAGTTGGCTGGCAAGCAGATCACCACCATTGAAGCGATTGAAGCCGATGAAATGGGTAAACGCGTGGTCGAGGCCTGGGTTAAGTATCAGGTGCCGCAGTGTGGCTATTGTCAGTCAGGGCAGGTGATGGCGGCGACAGCGTTACTCAAACAACATGCTCATCCCTCAGACGCACAGATTGCCGCCGCAATGGTGAACCTGTGTCGCTGTGGCACCTATAACGCCATCAGTGCGGCCATTCATGATGTGGCTGGTAAGGGAGAAACAGCATGA
- a CDS encoding SDR family NAD(P)-dependent oxidoreductase, with amino-acid sequence MSDATKGTAVVTGASTGMGAIYAARLAKMGYDLIIVARNHNRLNQMASHITADSQRNVEVVAADLNDAGQLAALEMKLRHDASITLLVNNAGIGTHTPLVDSDVDQMTTMINLNVTALTRLTYAVVPGFISRGRGAIINIASIVGIAPEILNGVYGGSKAYVLAFSQSLHHELADKGIQVQVVLPSATATPFWDNGGLPLSQLDPEIVMKAEDMVDAALTGFLHGELITIPSLHDESRLQQWEQARQTVIQDFSHNIPAARYLGSQEK; translated from the coding sequence ATGAGTGATGCAACGAAAGGCACTGCGGTGGTGACAGGCGCGTCGACCGGGATGGGGGCCATTTATGCCGCCAGACTGGCAAAGATGGGATATGACCTGATCATTGTCGCCCGAAACCACAATCGTCTGAACCAGATGGCCAGCCATATCACAGCGGATAGCCAGCGTAACGTGGAAGTGGTGGCCGCAGACTTGAACGACGCCGGGCAACTGGCGGCGCTGGAGATGAAGTTACGCCATGATGCCAGCATTACGTTATTAGTGAATAACGCCGGTATCGGCACGCACACGCCATTGGTGGACAGCGATGTCGACCAAATGACGACGATGATTAATCTCAACGTCACCGCGTTGACCCGGCTGACTTACGCCGTTGTGCCAGGATTTATCAGCCGGGGGCGGGGGGCTATCATCAATATTGCTTCGATTGTCGGCATCGCGCCTGAGATCCTGAACGGGGTGTATGGTGGGAGCAAGGCCTATGTGCTGGCATTCAGCCAGTCTCTTCATCATGAGTTAGCTGATAAAGGGATTCAGGTTCAGGTGGTGCTGCCCAGCGCGACAGCGACCCCCTTCTGGGATAACGGCGGTTTGCCGTTAAGTCAGCTCGACCCGGAGATTGTGATGAAAGCCGAAGACATGGTCGATGCCGCCCTGACCGGATTCCTGCATGGTGAGCTGATCACCATCCCGTCACTGCATGACGAAAGCCGTTTGCAGCAATGGGAACAGGCACGTCAGACCGTGATTCAGGACTTTTCACACAATATCCCGGCCGCGCGTTACCTGGGATCACAGGAGAAATAA
- a CDS encoding LysE family translocator — MLLSSLMAIAAVLIMGVISPGPSFIYVARNAVARSRLHGLLTALGMGTGAAIFSIMAMFGLERILIALPELFTGLKIAGGLYLIWMGYKIAKNASKPFSVTSESLSEAHSLLGTWRDGLLTQLSNPKTALVFASIFTALLPKEIPGYFYYIIPLMAFVIDAGWYSLVAILLSSKRPRDIYLRLKRAIDTISSAILVLLGVKIIFTAFQK, encoded by the coding sequence ATGTTGTTGTCGAGTTTGATGGCGATTGCTGCGGTTTTAATTATGGGCGTGATCAGCCCTGGTCCAAGTTTTATCTACGTTGCCCGTAATGCCGTCGCACGCTCGCGATTACATGGCCTGTTAACTGCACTCGGCATGGGAACCGGGGCGGCGATCTTTTCCATCATGGCGATGTTTGGTCTGGAAAGAATTCTGATTGCATTGCCCGAATTATTTACCGGATTGAAAATTGCTGGTGGCCTCTATCTTATCTGGATGGGCTATAAAATCGCGAAGAATGCATCAAAACCCTTTAGCGTGACGTCTGAATCCTTATCCGAAGCGCACTCCTTGCTGGGCACCTGGCGTGACGGATTATTGACCCAGTTGAGTAATCCGAAAACCGCCCTGGTCTTTGCCTCCATTTTTACCGCGTTGTTGCCCAAAGAGATCCCCGGCTATTTCTATTACATTATTCCGCTGATGGCATTTGTGATTGATGCCGGATGGTATTCACTGGTGGCTATTTTATTGTCCTCGAAAAGACCACGGGATATTTACCTGCGCCTTAAGCGCGCCATTGACACCATTTCTTCGGCGATTCTGGTGTTGTTAGGGGTTAAAATTATCTTCACCGCGTTTCAGAAATAA